A region from the Triticum aestivum cultivar Chinese Spring chromosome 3D, IWGSC CS RefSeq v2.1, whole genome shotgun sequence genome encodes:
- the LOC123078501 gene encoding heavy metal-associated isoprenylated plant protein 36 has protein sequence MHVDSTSIYVSDIHIPVDMASTMGLKKALRWMPRSSASPRLEEDEDNNERNGLLRSHRDQNRVVPVTDLHVDEQPKAGAHVEPKTVALKVSMHCHGCARKVEKQISKLHGVVSIRIELGMKTVTVVGNVTPMQVLETVSKVIKYAHILPLP, from the exons ATGCATGTAGATAGCACCTCTATATATGTGAGTGACATTCATATCCCAGTAGACATGGCTTCAACGATGGGTTTGAAGAAAGCTCTGCGTTGGATGCCACGTTCCTCTGCCAGCCCCCGGCTGGAGGAAGACGAAGACAACAACGAGAGGAACGGGCTGCTGAGGAGCCACCGGGATCAGAACCGGGTCGTGCCCGTGACGGATCTCCATGTTGACGAGCAACCCAAGGCAGGTGCGCATGTGGAGCCCAAG ACCGTGGCCCTGAAGGTGTCGATGCACTGCCATGGCTGTGCGAGGAAGGTCGAGAAGCAGATCTCCAAGCTCCACG GAGTTGTGTCCATCAGAATAGAGCTGGGGATGAAGACGGTGACCGTGGTTGGCAATGTGACCCCCATGCAAGTCCTGGAGACCGTCTCCAAGGTGATCAAGTACGCGCACATTCTGCCGCTGCCCTAG